One Caretta caretta isolate rCarCar2 chromosome 6, rCarCar1.hap1, whole genome shotgun sequence genomic region harbors:
- the LOC125638471 gene encoding myb/SANT-like DNA-binding domain-containing protein 7: protein MQSSSAQVTMMESQNRKRAPAWTEREVRDLIAVWGEESMLSELRSSFRNAKTFVKISQGMKDRGHNRDPKQCRVKLKELRQAYQKTREANSRSGSEPQTCRFYDEQHAILGCSATTTPAVLFDSFNGDGGNTEAGFGDEEDDSSQQASGETGFPDSQELFLTLDLEPVPPEPTQGRLLDPAGGEGTSAACVSMITGSSPSQRLVKLRKKKKTHSR, encoded by the exons atgcagagctcatcagcacaggtgaccatgatggagtcccagaatcgcaaaagagctccagcatggaccgaacgggaggtacgggatctgatcgctgtttggggagaggaatccatgctatcagaactccgttccagttttcgaaatgccaaaacctttgtcaaaatctcccagggcatgaaggacagaggccataacagggacccgaagcagtgccgcgtgaaactgaaggagctgaggcaagcctaccagaaaaccagagaggcgaacagccgctctgggtcagagccccaaacatgccgcttctatgatgagcagcatgccattttagggtgttcagccaccactaccccagccgtgttgtttgactccttcaatggagatggaggcaatacggaagcaggttttggggacgaagaagatgatagctcacagcaagcaagcggagaaaccggttttcccgacagccaggaactgtttctcaccctggacctggagccagtaccccccgaacccacccaaggccgcctcctggacccagcaggcggagaagggacctctg ctgcatgtgtttcaatgatcacaggatcttctccttcccagaggctagtgaagcttagaaagaaaaaaaaaacgcactcgcgatga